Sequence from the Fusarium oxysporum Fo47 chromosome VI, complete sequence genome:
CAGAAGCAAGTCGATCGAGAGCGAGCGCCCCCCGACTGCAACGAAGATTCGACCACCCCTCGTATATCCCGCCCTACTGTCTCGAGTCGGAGAGTGCTTCCGTCGCAAGATTATTGTTGGTGACCGGACCAAGAACGAACTGACATACAAAAATGCTTTCAGCGGTTCTGAGGCGGTCGATGTCTTGTCATATATTATTAGGACCACGGATCGTAACcttgccctccttcttggccgAGCTCTGGATGCCCAGAAGTTTTTCCACGATGTCACTTACGAGCACCGTCTGCGAGACTCCCAGTCGGAAATGTACCAGTTCAGGGAGACATTGATGGACGAGCCAGAAGATAAGCCTGCAGTCAATGGTGTCTTTGTCCTGCTTTCCGAATGTTATTCTCCAACCTGTACCAGGGATCAACTTTGTTATTCAATTGCCTGCCCTCGACGATTGGAGCAAGTTTCGAGACTCAACCTTAAGATCAACCCTGGATTGCGAAAGGAGGATGCTGTCAATGCTGTCGATGACGAAGCTGATCAGACAGACGAACAGAAACTCTGGATTAACTCCGTTCCCAAGGAAGTTGCTGAGAAGGTCGATGAgcgggagaagaagagacagGAAGTTATTTCGGAAATCTGTTATACCGAGCGAGATTTCGTTAAGGATTTGGAATATTTACGAGACTTTTGGATTCTGCCTTTACGATCAAAGGCTTCGCCAGTTCCTGTTCAGCGCCGCGAAAAGGTTGTCAAGACCATTTTCAGCAACATTATCGACCACCCCAGTATTCATACCGTCAGCTCCCGGTTTGCGTCTGGACTAACGACTCGACAACAAAAGGAACCTATTGTCCATAATATCGGTGACATTTTCCTTGAGTATGTCCCTCAATTCGAACCCTTCATTCTGTACGGTTCGAAGCAGTTGGAAGGAAAGTTTGAATTCGAGAACGAAAGATCGGTCAACCCATACTTCGGCAAGTTTGTGGACGAGATTGAAAGGCGCAAGGAGTCGAGAAAACTGGAGTTGAATGGTTATTTGACCAAGCCTACGACCCGTCTGGCACGATACCCCCTACTCTTGGAGAACGTCTTGAAATACACGGAAGATGGCAACCCTGATAAGGAGGACATTCCTAAGGTTCTGGTTATGATTCGAGATATTCTTGGCAGAGTCAACGCAGAGTCCGGAAAGGCTGAAAACCGATTTAACCTCAGGAGGCTTCATGAGCAGCTTCGTTTCAGACCTAATGAGAGGGTTGATCTTCGACTCACAGAAGAGGGACGCGAAATGGTCTTCAAATGCCAGTTCAAGAAGTCGCCCACGGATCCTGCAGAAATTACGGCCTTCCTCTTTGATCACGCCGTCCTTCTTGTTCGCATCAAGCAGACTGGCAAAACTGAAGAGATTAAGGCATACCGACGACCCATTCCTCTGGAGCTTCTCGCCATTAGGGAAATGGACGAAGTCATTCCCAAGGATGGCAACATGAAGCGTACCTCGTCGAGCTTGATTCCTTCAATCCGGAATAACGCCAACGACCCAGCGAGAAAGGAAGGCTGGCCGATTACCTTCCGCCATCTGGGTAAAGCAGGCTACGAGCTGACGCTTTATGCATCTAACCAAGCTGCTCGTCAAAAGTGGCTTGAGTTTATTCATACTGCACAGGAACGCCTTCGATCCCGTgccgacttcttcaacacaaCGGTCATCTCAAGCAAATTCTTTGCTGGTACCAACCGTGTCAACTGTGTCACGCCATTTGGTAAGTCCCTTCTGCTTTGTCCGATTCGATCGCTAATATCATGACAGATGGTGGCCGTAAGCTCTTGTACGGTACTGACAACGGTGTTTACCTGTCGGACCGCAAGGTGAAGGATCAAGTGCCCCGTAGGGTATTGGAGACTGCAAGCGTTACTCAGATTGATATTCTGGAAGAGTACCAATTactcttggtcttgtctaACAAAACACTCCAGTCCTACCCAGTTTCTGCCCTCAACCCCGATGAGCCCGCATTGTCTAGAAGGCCTAAAAAGATCCAGAACCATTGCAGTTTCTTCAAGACGGGCATCTGCTTGGGCAGGCATCTGGTCTGCTGCGTCAAGTCATCTGCCCTATCTACTACGATCAAGGTCTTTGAGCCTAATGATGCCatgaccaaggccaagaagcagaagggTATTGGTAAATTCATGAGCGGCGGTCATGATGAGCTCAAGCCATTCAAGGAGTTCTACATTCCCACCGAATCTTCGTCCGTTCACTTCCTCAAGTCCAAACTCTGCGTTGCCTGCGCTCGAGGTTTCGAGGTTGTTTCTCTCGAAACCCTCGAAACACAATCATTGCTCGACCAGGCTGATACGTCACTTGACTTTGTGGCTCGCAAAGAAGGAGTTAAGCCAATCCACATTGAACGACTTAACGGAGAGTTCTTGCTTAACTATTCGGAATTCTCCTTCTTTGTTAACCGCAACGGCTGGAGGGCCCGGCCAGAGTGGCGAATTGACTGGGAGGGTACACCACAGAGCTTCGCACTCAGTTACCCCTGGATCCTTGCTTTCGAGCCAAACTTTATTGAGCTCCGGAATATGGAGAACGGTGCTGTACACATTGTCCCTCGCAAGAATATTCGCATGCTTCATAGTAGTACACATGAGGTAAGTTTGATCACACAGAAGGCTATTTCTTTCCAGGATGCTAACATGATGTCAGATTCTATTTGCACACGAGGACGATAAGGGAGACGACGTTGTTGAGGCCATCGACTTTTGGAAGAGCAACCGCAAGTCGGAGCTGCTCGGTTCATAACAATAAATAAACACCGGACCCGGGATTGGGGAGCGTTTCTTTTTCCTGGAAAGATTTTTTCTTCTTGTATTACTTGGCGGCGCCCAACTACTACGACGTCAACTATCCTTGGGTGCGAGATACTCGCAAGAGTATTGACGATTTTCGGCTTCTTTGTGGTATCCCTTTTCTTTGGGAAGACGCAAGATTTTGGGCCGCACTTCGAACCGCTCACCGGATGTGGTTGTAGTGCTCCTGGCTATGTAAATCGTCAAGCCAGCGCATGATGAGCCTTGATGCTAGCTGAGCCAGAGCAAAACATCACTCCAGGGGCGTCGCTAAGATGTTTGAAATATAGGAGCTGTAGGTACGGAGACGGGGACCATGACCAGCAGGATATAGGATGGGACAAGATAAGATGACGAGatggaaaagagaaagaCGATATATCGTAGCTTGTACTCTGGAAGGATGAGCGATGTTTAGCATGGCATGGCAATGGCATAATGTTGCGTTGCATGGCATGAAATATTTTGGAGCAGCTTGGAGCGATTTGAGAGGGAGGGAGCGTCGTGAAATAATGGCCTGGACAGGacaggaaaggaaaggaaaggaatgg
This genomic interval carries:
- a CDS encoding CNH domain-containing protein codes for the protein MSNYGYDPRGAPQRPPQRGYGDDNNYGQRDAAFSNIFGAAPPPGRSQTMTSSSSMPQNMMDPGRTQTMSSMSSGMQRQPPPRAPPGHYGDPAAGRTRTMDSNSMMGNGYYPSQRSASGGQMPPHYMQQQQHHQARRPYPGPGGPPPPRMEQRGPPPPQAPGARTPAQRFYQGGPAPAMNNDPYRSQSLASAPRQPMYHPPPSAYQQAPANHLRQAPYAQQNSARTTAQGRVVPERHEDRTMSLTGNYQPQSMDAHQTMSGRVIPNRRAPTELPATNGYPNSMPHAPGAQTRTSSMVSSNGAGDHSRTMSMASTVAPTITPSESDASTLVQRPTRSKSIESERPPTATKIRPPLVYPALLSRVGECFRRKIIVGDRTKNELTYKNAFSGSEAVDVLSYIIRTTDRNLALLLGRALDAQKFFHDVTYEHRLRDSQSEMYQFRETLMDEPEDKPAVNGVFVLLSECYSPTCTRDQLCYSIACPRRLEQVSRLNLKINPGLRKEDAVNAVDDEADQTDEQKLWINSVPKEVAEKVDEREKKRQEVISEICYTERDFVKDLEYLRDFWILPLRSKASPVPVQRREKVVKTIFSNIIDHPSIHTVSSRFASGLTTRQQKEPIVHNIGDIFLEYVPQFEPFILYGSKQLEGKFEFENERSVNPYFGKFVDEIERRKESRKLELNGYLTKPTTRLARYPLLLENVLKYTEDGNPDKEDIPKVLVMIRDILGRVNAESGKAENRFNLRRLHEQLRFRPNERVDLRLTEEGREMVFKCQFKKSPTDPAEITAFLFDHAVLLVRIKQTGKTEEIKAYRRPIPLELLAIREMDEVIPKDGNMKRTSSSLIPSIRNNANDPARKEGWPITFRHLGKAGYELTLYASNQAARQKWLEFIHTAQERLRSRADFFNTTVISSKFFAGTNRVNCVTPFDGGRKLLYGTDNGVYLSDRKVKDQVPRRVLETASVTQIDILEEYQLLLVLSNKTLQSYPVSALNPDEPALSRRPKKIQNHCSFFKTGICLGRHLVCCVKSSALSTTIKVFEPNDAMTKAKKQKGIGKFMSGGHDELKPFKEFYIPTESSSVHFLKSKLCVACARGFEVVSLETLETQSLLDQADTSLDFVARKEGVKPIHIERLNGEFLLNYSEFSFFVNRNGWRARPEWRIDWEGTPQSFALSYPWILAFEPNFIELRNMENGAVHIVPRKNIRMLHSSTHEILFAHEDDKGDDVVEAIDFWKSNRKSELLGS